In the Terriglobales bacterium genome, ATGTACGACCGCACCCAGCGGATACGAACCGTGCCCTTCGCTCCCGCGCTTGTTGTCTTTTTCTCTGCCATGGATTACAGCTCCTGCGCGGTTTTGCCGCGAAGCGCGGCCACTTCCCCGCGATCTCGTAGCTTGCCGAGCGCATCGAAGGTAGCTTTGATTACATTGTGCGGATTGGCGGTGCCGAGCGATTTCGTGAGCACATTCTGCACTCCAGCCGAGGTCATGACCGCGCGAACGGCGCCGCCGGCGATCACGCCAGTTCCTTCCGGAGCCGGCTTGAGCAGAACCTGTCCGGAACCGAAACGTCCGAGCACGATGTGCGGCACGGTGGTCTGCGTGAGATTCACCTTGATCAGATTCTTTTTCGCCGACTCGATGCCTTTGCGGATCGCCTGCGGAACTTCCTTGGCTTTGCCCGAGCCGTAGCCGACCACTCCCGCGGATGGATCTCCGACCACCACCAGCGCCGCGAACGACAGGTTCTTGCCGCCTTTGACGACCTTGGTCACACGATTGATGGCGACGACCTGATCTTTCAATTGGAACTGGCCGGCGTCAATTCTCTTCTTTGCAGTTGCTGCCATGTTGATTAGAACTCCAATCCTGCTTCGCGAGCCGCGTCGGCCAGGGCCTTGATGCGTCCGTGATAGAGATATCCGCCGCGATCGAAGACCACCTGCTTCACGCCTTTTTCCTGCGCACGCTGCGCGATCAGCTTGCCAATCTCTTTCGCCGAGGCCACGTTGCCTCCGGTGCGCTTCTTGCCTTTCGTTTCTTTCTTTCCGGAAGCGGTCGAGGCGGAGACGATGGTCAAGCCTTTCGCATCGTCGATCACCTGCGCGTAGATGTGATTGAGCGAGCGATATACATTCAGCCGCGGACGCTCATCGCTTCCCTGCATCTTCTTGCGAATGCGAGTGTGCACCCGCCGCCGTACTTCGTCTTTTGAAATCTGAGGAATCATAATTCTTAGTTCAACAGCTTCGCCGCTGTCGAATCCCTTTCCTTCGCAACGTTCTGTGCGCCGCGATGAAATTGCATTTGCTTTGTCATTCCGACCGAAGGGAGGAATCCCTACTGAACCATACATCTGGGTGAGGTAGGGATTCCTCACTTCGTTCGGAATGACAGGTCTTCGGACTGACGGCCTGCGTTACTTCGCTCCCGTCTTACCAACCTTCTTCTTCAGCCGCTCGCCAACGTAGCGCACGCCCTTATTCTTGTACGGATCCGGCGGACGCAGCGCCCGCATATCGGCCGCAACCTGTCCGACCTTCTGGCGGTCGATGCCGCTGACCGTCAGGCGCGTCTGCTTGGGATCGACGGCTACGTCGATTCCAGTAGGCAGCGGGAACTCGATCGGATGCGAGTATCCCAAGGTGAACACGACGGTTCCTTTGCCCTTCAGTTCCACACGGTATCCGATGCCGACGATTTCCAGTTCCCTCTTCCAGCCGTTGGTCACGCCTTCGACGGCGTTGAAAACCAACGCGCGAGCGAGTCCATGCAGCGCCGCCTGCGAGTCGTTCTCGCGCGTGGCAACGAGATGCCCGTCTTTCTGCTCAACCTTGATTCCGCTTGGAACCGGTGTATCCAGCTTGCCCTTGGGCCCTTGCACCGAAACCACATTGCCCTGGATGTTGACCTTCACTCCACCGGGCACGGCAATCGGCTTTTTTCCAATTCTCGACATAAATTCCTCGATAGCTTCTAACTGTTAGCTTCTGGCCGCTAGCAGTTAATGGCTAGTAGCTGGCAGCTACCACACCTCGCAGAGTATCTCTCCGCCTACGCCACTCTTGCGCGCCTCGCGACCGGTCATCACGCCCTTCGGCGTCGTGAGAATGCTGATTCCAAGACCGCCCAGCACACGGGGGATCTCGTTGTGACCGACGTAGACGCGGCATCCCGGACGCGACACACGCGCGAGGTTGGTAATGGCAGCATCATTGTTAGAACCGTACTTGATGTAGAGCCGCAGCAGTTTGCGCCCGTTTTCTTCCGTCGCCTTAAAGTTCGCGAGATAGCCTTCTTCTTTAAGGATGCGGGCGATCTCCGTCTTCAGCTTCGACGCAGGAACGTCCAGCTTCTGCTGCCGGGCATTGATCGCGTTACGGATACGGGTCAACAAATCTGCGACCGGATCAGTGAAACTCATTCTTATCTCCTCTTCAACGTTTCGCGTTATCTCCAATGCTGGAGAACCAGTTCCGAAACGGTACTGCACTGGCATTCGGCATTCGGCACTCAGCATTCGGCTTGAACCTGAGCTGTTGCCGAGTGCTGATTGCCGACTGCCGAATGCCTCTTTCCTACCAGGACGACTTCGCGATGCCGGGAATCTCTCCCCGCAGCGCCAGACCGCGGAAGCACAAGCGGCAGATACCGAACTTGCGCAGGTACGCGCGCGGACGTCCGCAGAGCTTGCAACGGTTATGCCGGCGTGTCGAAAACTTTGGCCTCTCGGCTTTTTTGTCGCGCGCCTGCTTGAACTTGGCCTCGATCTTTTCGTCCTTAACTCGTTTTGCGATAGTCATGCAATCCTTAAAACTCTCTGTGTTAACTCTGGATCTGAACTCTATGCAGCGCGGAAGGGCATGCCGAAGCTGCGCAGCAGAGCGCGTGCTTCGTTGTCGTTCTTCGCCGTTGTCACAATCGTGACATTCATTCCCTTGAGCTTATCGACTTTGGCGTAGTCGATCTCCGGGAAGATCAACTGATCGCGCAGGCCGAGCGTGTAATTGCCGCGGCCGTCGAACGATTTCGTCGAGACGCCGCGGAAGTCACGCACGCGCGGCAGCACGACGTTGATCAGCCGGTCAAGGAACTCATAGGCGCGATCACCGCGCAGGGTTACCATTGCGCCGATCGGCATGCCTTCACGAACTTTGAATGCCGCAATCGACTTTTTTGCTTTGGTCACGACGGGCTTCTGTCCCGTGATCTGTCCCAATTCGCCAACCGCCGGATCGAGAATCTTCGCGTTTTGCGTTGCCTCGCCGACGCCCATATTCACAACGATCTTGTGTAGGCGCGGCACTGCCATCGGATTTTTCAGTTCCAACTCTTTTTGCAGAGCCGGAGCAATGTCTTTATGAAATTTTTCGCGCAGCCGGGATGCCATAACTAACTCTTCTCCAGCGTGGTCCTGCATTCTTTGCAGACGCGCACGTTTTTGTCGCCCTGGCGTTCGTGGGCGACGCGCACCGGGCCGCAACTCGGGCAGATGAGCTTCACGTTCGAGATATCGATCGGGCTCTCCTGCTCGGCGATGCCGCCCTTGATGTTCTTCTGCGGGTTCGGACGGACGTTCTTCTTCGCGACCATCACGTGCTCCACGAGTACGCGTCCCGTGTCGGGAAATACGCGAAGCACGCGCCCTTCCTTACCCTTATCGCGGCCGGCAATGACCTTGACCTGGTCGTTGCGGCGAATGTCGTATGTCTTTTGCATCATGATCGTAAAACCTGTTTCGAGTTTCCAGTTTCAAGTTTCGGCAAAGCCAGTTCCTTACAGTGATGCTGAGATCAGGCTTTGCCGAAACTTGAAACCTGAAACTCGAAACTGTCTTAGAGAACTTCGGGCGCCAGCGAAACGATCTTCAAAAACTTCTTCTCGCGCAACTCGCGGGCTACCGGACCAAAGACGCGCGTGCCGACCGGCTCGCCGGCATCGTTGATCAGCACTGCTGCGTTCTGGTCGAAACGAATGTAGGTGCCATCGCGGCGGCGCGATTCTTTGCGCATGCGCACGACCACGGCTTTCACTACTGTGCCCTTCTTCGCCGTCCCATCCGGCGACGCTTCCTTTACCGCGGCAGTGATGATGTCGCCCAGACCGGCTCGCAAGCCGCTAGACCCTCCGAGAGGCAGGATCATCTGCAGCTTGCGCGCGCCGGAGTTGTCGGCGACTTCCAACATGCTTCGCATCATGACAGCCATATCTTTTGACTCCTTCCAATCGCCTGCATTTGCGATTGGCGATAGGCGATAGGCGGTACGCAATAGGCTTTCTGTTTATCGCCTATCGCTTATTGCCTATTGCCGCCTGCTAGCTCGCCTGCTCCAGCTTCTCCTCGCCCGGAACGATTGCCGCTCGCTGGATAACCTCAGCCAAGCGCCAGCGCTTCAGCTTCGATAGCGGACGCGTCTCGACGATGCGCACTACGTCTCCGGTGCGAGCGGCGTTCTGCTCGTCGTGTGCGTAGAACTTCTTCGACTTCGCGATCACTCGCTTGTACTTCGCGTGTGCTCTTTTCATCATCACTTCCACAATGATGGTTTTCGCCATCTTGGTGGAGCGGACGTACCCGATCTTCTCGTTGCGGTGCGAATCGGTCTTGCGCGTTTCGCTTCCGGTTGCTTGCTGAGCCATATTGAAACTCTCTCCTCATCCCGCTCACGCGGGAGCGCGAAGACTACTTCTTCGCCTTGGTCTTCTTCTTGGCTGCCGCTTTCTTTTTCGGAGCAGCCTTTGCCGCCGATTTCTTCTTCGCCGCCGGACGCTTCGCTGCAGCCGCCTTCGCCGGTGCTGCTGCAGCCGCTGCTTCCTGGCTCGGTTCTGCTGCCGCCGAGGAGCCGGTCGCATTGCCTACAGCCGTGGTCGTGATGCCCAACTCACGTTCGCGAGCGATGGTCTTGATCCGCGCCAGATCCCTGCGCAGCTCGCGCATTTTTTTCAAGCCGATCGTCTGTCCCATTTTGAGCTGGAACTTCAGACGAAAGAGCTGGTCGGCGGCTTCGCGCTGCTGATGCAGAAGCTCGTCAGGACCAAGATTTCTGATCTTCTCGATATTCATTTAGAACCTGTTTCAAGTTTCGCGTTTCCGGTTTCGGCAAAGCCAGATGCGACCTTCATTCCCGAGCCTTGGCTTCGTTCAAACTGTTTCGGACTGGCTTGGCCGAAACTCGAAACCTGAAACTCGAAACGCCTTTCTCCCTAGTGTCCTTCGCGCGCCACGAACTTGGTTCGCAGCGGCAGCTTGTGCGAGGCGAGACGCAACGCTTCTTGAGCGTCCGTGCGGGTCACGCCTTCCATCTCAAACAGCACTTTGCCTGGACGAACGACGGCGACCCAGTGATCCGGCGCGCCTTTGCCTTTGCCCATACGGGTTTCGGCGGGCTTCTTCGTCACCGGCTTATCCGGAAACAGGCGCAGCCAGATTTTGCCGCCGCGTTTGACGAAGCGCGTC is a window encoding:
- the rpsE gene encoding 30S ribosomal protein S5, producing MAATAKKRIDAGQFQLKDQVVAINRVTKVVKGGKNLSFAALVVVGDPSAGVVGYGSGKAKEVPQAIRKGIESAKKNLIKVNLTQTTVPHIVLGRFGSGQVLLKPAPEGTGVIAGGAVRAVMTSAGVQNVLTKSLGTANPHNVIKATFDALGKLRDRGEVAALRGKTAQEL
- the rplR gene encoding 50S ribosomal protein L18 — its product is MIPQISKDEVRRRVHTRIRKKMQGSDERPRLNVYRSLNHIYAQVIDDAKGLTIVSASTASGKKETKGKKRTGGNVASAKEIGKLIAQRAQEKGVKQVVFDRGGYLYHGRIKALADAAREAGLEF
- the rplF gene encoding 50S ribosomal protein L6; translated protein: MSRIGKKPIAVPGGVKVNIQGNVVSVQGPKGKLDTPVPSGIKVEQKDGHLVATRENDSQAALHGLARALVFNAVEGVTNGWKRELEIVGIGYRVELKGKGTVVFTLGYSHPIEFPLPTGIDVAVDPKQTRLTVSGIDRQKVGQVAADMRALRPPDPYKNKGVRYVGERLKKKVGKTGAK
- the rpsH gene encoding 30S ribosomal protein S8; the encoded protein is MSFTDPVADLLTRIRNAINARQQKLDVPASKLKTEIARILKEEGYLANFKATEENGRKLLRLYIKYGSNNDAAITNLARVSRPGCRVYVGHNEIPRVLGGLGISILTTPKGVMTGREARKSGVGGEILCEVW
- a CDS encoding type Z 30S ribosomal protein S14; this encodes MTIAKRVKDEKIEAKFKQARDKKAERPKFSTRRHNRCKLCGRPRAYLRKFGICRLCFRGLALRGEIPGIAKSSW
- the rplE gene encoding 50S ribosomal protein L5; its protein translation is MASRLREKFHKDIAPALQKELELKNPMAVPRLHKIVVNMGVGEATQNAKILDPAVGELGQITGQKPVVTKAKKSIAAFKVREGMPIGAMVTLRGDRAYEFLDRLINVVLPRVRDFRGVSTKSFDGRGNYTLGLRDQLIFPEIDYAKVDKLKGMNVTIVTTAKNDNEARALLRSFGMPFRAA
- the rplX gene encoding 50S ribosomal protein L24 — protein: MMQKTYDIRRNDQVKVIAGRDKGKEGRVLRVFPDTGRVLVEHVMVAKKNVRPNPQKNIKGGIAEQESPIDISNVKLICPSCGPVRVAHERQGDKNVRVCKECRTTLEKS
- the rplN gene encoding 50S ribosomal protein L14; protein product: MAVMMRSMLEVADNSGARKLQMILPLGGSSGLRAGLGDIITAAVKEASPDGTAKKGTVVKAVVVRMRKESRRRDGTYIRFDQNAAVLINDAGEPVGTRVFGPVARELREKKFLKIVSLAPEVL
- the rpsQ gene encoding 30S ribosomal protein S17 encodes the protein MAQQATGSETRKTDSHRNEKIGYVRSTKMAKTIIVEVMMKRAHAKYKRVIAKSKKFYAHDEQNAARTGDVVRIVETRPLSKLKRWRLAEVIQRAAIVPGEEKLEQAS
- the rpmC gene encoding 50S ribosomal protein L29, which encodes MNIEKIRNLGPDELLHQQREAADQLFRLKFQLKMGQTIGLKKMRELRRDLARIKTIARERELGITTTAVGNATGSSAAAEPSQEAAAAAAPAKAAAAKRPAAKKKSAAKAAPKKKAAAKKKTKAKK
- the rplP gene encoding 50S ribosomal protein L16, whose product is MLMPKKVKYRKQQRGRMAGKAWRGSELSFGDYGLKVLECGYITDRQIEASRVAMTRFVKRGGKIWLRLFPDKPVTKKPAETRMGKGKGAPDHWVAVVRPGKVLFEMEGVTRTDAQEALRLASHKLPLRTKFVAREGH